In Micromonospora cremea, the genomic window TCCTCGTCCTGCAGGACGGGGTAGCGGTGCTCAAGCGCCCCGGTGCCCCACTCGTAGGCCCACAGGGCGAGGTAGAGGAGTAGGCCGGTCAGCACCGCCGGATGACGTAGCAGCCGGACGGCTTCGATCCGGAAGAGGGCGCCGACCGCGCCACGGGGGCGTGGCGACACCGGCAGCGGCGAGGTCGGTGCCGGCGCCAGGCTGGTCCCGGTCACGCCGCGACCTCCGTGGCGGCGGACGGGTCGAGCAGCATCAGGTAACCGTCCTCGAGGGTGGCGGGGAGGAGGTCCGCAGCCGCCGGAGGGACGCCGATGTTGCGGACGGTGCCCACCCCGGTGCGCCAGGCCGCCACCGCCTGCGGACTGCGTTCGGCGCTGTGCCAGACCCGGTTTTCGGCCAGCGCCGTCAACCTCGCGGGCGGGCCGTCGAAGCGGACGAGCCCCGGTCCAGCACAATCACTCGGTGGCACAGGGCCGAGACGTCCTCGGTCTGGTGGGTGGAGAGCAGGACGACCCGCCCCTCGCCGAGATCCGCGATCAGCTCGCGGAACCGGAGGCGCTGTTCCGGGTCGAGCCCGACGGTCGGCTCGTCGGATCGCCCACGATGGCGGCGGCGAGGGCTACCCGCTGCCGCATCCCGCCGGACCGCGCCTTGATCCGCTTGCCCCGGTCGTCGCTGAGGCCGACCGCCGCCAGCACCCGGAGGGTCTCGTCCCGGCGTTGCCGGCGATCGGTGATCTCCTTGAGGATCGGGACGTAGTCGATGAACTCGTACGCGGTGAAGTTCGGGAAGAAGCCCGGCTGCTGCGGCAGGTAACCCATCCGCCTGCGGGTCGCCAGCCGGCCGTCG contains:
- a CDS encoding ATP-binding cassette domain-containing protein, which translates into the protein MSHPADATPGQLVAVDGLTLRYRRHTALAGVSFTAGEGVTGLLGPNGAGKTSLLRILATAMPPDSGTVRILDVDPLTADGRLATRRRMGYLPQQPGFFPNFTAYEFIDYVPILKEITDRRQRRDETLRVLAAVGLSDDRGKRIKARSGGMRQRVALAAAIVGDPTSRPSGSTRNSASGSAS